From the genome of Methanobrevibacter smithii ATCC 35061, one region includes:
- a CDS encoding Ig-like domain repeat protein, translating to MLICSIGAVNATDLDDNSTVEVSSDVDDSISVDEVPITDDVEQSQDVASTNAATWDELKTACQSSGDKVITLTGQSYNANSQIVFGNSATIVGSSDSYITLSNGNLIPFLNSNSELSITFLNVNFKDSNCDMLVQLCGNSKLENCTFDNITVGSNHKSVLYNTYGSMEVIGCNFTDCTSSFGVITNYNPSSTTNVLMNVENCNFINNVATYAPGAINNCGILNVLNSNFVSNSARYWAGAIHTHCNAYTRILNSEFKSNTAGWNGGALYSYSKLEVYNSTFTDNNCTTNNGGGAIGAFNYISTYNVTVENCIFKDNNNLCGDFTNESTTSLGRGGAISVLNGGYLNVHDSTFVHNGAVIGQAICAYNTNYDNSTGGTPNLQIYNNEFINHTITTNDTVFISEGNYTFRNNTFTNSPQTIGTDSNIIESNNVNLLKSLKIRSIVFNQPISDFNTVTQNQWAMSGYDNHNSANVPYIGVTTNPNIWKKDVGGVVSGLVIDEDGTFYLIAGSNVTAFDSTGFLKWSKNLGQVTMPGLALDNRGNIIIPVKDNRLVILNKTTGADLGGNIFQASSAYAPMLDDDGNIYVVGQYEYDNGYVPIVKYYNSTSYNPNGGYDYVYKSLFNTAVSTIPVLDNNGVLWAVSGTNLVAVDVKTGNQVASYSDCYSGIRPIVGENGIVYFVKSDRKAVYAVSVNGYLWNTSLPTYQLFGTKYEQATALGIDNEKNILYVGTSRAINKIDMTTGILTVFRSGFDMVNSIIIDGNGTLYTTKTNQGSLWAFYSNGTQAWSKNMGGSLKLLAMDKNGNIYTSYNNYLCVLYAQGVDPNMTIDAKNILANENTDIVVKLLDGVYGNVVFTIGKDTYTVAIENGSAKLNIGNLSVGSYNVTASFAGNIKYAASENNASFIVSKVPTNMNIAVDNINVGEDAVINITLPNEISNELVSVTIDGKSYTVLINNGKGSLILSNLVANSYPITAKYDGNYKYTEGENSTTLTVAKMSSAVNVTANNIKFGEEAVINIAVPNVSLGVATVVVNGKSYNVAIVDEKGVLNIYNLAAGDYNVDVTYLGDNKYLSSTNAANFTVSKVSDYNMTVDIADIVKGENATITVSVPEDGTGSVIVTINGTDYKGTVIKGIAKVIIPDLDEGTYKVVTFYTGDNKYDSMIVNGTITVNKNTITTLIMNDVVKYFRGSQKLTAKLVDAIGNPIANATVYFTINGRVYAKITDENGMASMGIGLVPNEYKVSAVFNGTKDHDKSTANATVTVKSTILGNDTTLYFLNGTKYVAKFLDSDGKALTNTTVKFNINGVFYTRVTDENGMASLNIRLNPKLYIITAYNPVTGEQRANEVTVLPRIIAEDLSMKYLDGSSFNATLVDGQGKAVAGVNITFNVNGVFYHKTTDANGVARLNIRLMPGDYIITSTYDKCWASNKITISA from the coding sequence GTGTTGATTTGTAGTATTGGTGCAGTTAATGCAACTGATTTAGATGATAATTCTACTGTTGAAGTTTCTTCTGATGTAGATGATAGTATTTCAGTTGATGAGGTACCAATTACTGATGATGTTGAACAAAGTCAGGATGTGGCTAGTACAAATGCTGCTACTTGGGATGAGTTAAAAACAGCTTGTCAAAGTAGTGGTGATAAAGTTATTACATTAACTGGTCAATCTTATAATGCAAATAGTCAAATTGTTTTTGGAAATAGTGCTACTATAGTTGGTAGTTCTGATAGTTATATCACATTATCAAATGGGAATCTTATTCCTTTCTTAAATTCTAATTCTGAACTTTCCATTACTTTTCTTAATGTAAATTTTAAAGACAGTAATTGTGATATGTTAGTTCAATTATGTGGTAATAGTAAACTAGAAAATTGTACATTTGACAATATTACTGTAGGATCTAACCATAAATCTGTGCTTTATAATACTTATGGAAGTATGGAGGTTATTGGTTGTAATTTTACTGATTGTACAAGTTCTTTTGGTGTTATAACAAATTATAATCCAAGTTCTACAACAAATGTTCTTATGAATGTTGAAAATTGTAATTTTATAAACAATGTTGCTACTTATGCTCCAGGTGCAATTAATAATTGTGGTATTTTGAATGTATTAAATTCTAATTTTGTAAGTAATTCTGCTAGATATTGGGCAGGTGCTATTCATACTCATTGTAATGCATATACTAGAATTTTAAATTCTGAGTTTAAGAGTAATACTGCAGGATGGAATGGTGGAGCTTTATACTCTTACAGTAAATTAGAAGTGTATAATTCTACTTTTACAGATAATAATTGTACTACTAATAATGGTGGAGGAGCAATAGGTGCATTTAATTATATCTCCACATATAATGTTACAGTTGAAAATTGTATATTTAAAGATAACAATAATTTATGCGGTGATTTTACTAATGAATCTACAACTTCTTTAGGTCGTGGAGGAGCAATTTCTGTATTAAATGGTGGATATTTAAATGTTCATGATTCTACTTTTGTACATAATGGGGCAGTAATTGGTCAAGCTATTTGTGCATATAATACAAATTATGATAATTCTACTGGAGGAACTCCAAATTTACAAATTTATAATAATGAATTTATAAATCATACAATTACCACAAACGATACTGTATTTATTTCAGAGGGTAATTATACATTTAGAAACAATACCTTTACTAACAGTCCTCAAACTATTGGTACAGATAGCAATATAATTGAAAGCAATAATGTTAATTTATTAAAATCTCTTAAAATTAGATCTATTGTTTTCAATCAACCAATTTCTGATTTTAATACTGTTACTCAAAATCAATGGGCAATGAGTGGATATGATAATCATAATTCTGCTAATGTTCCATATATTGGTGTTACTACAAATCCAAATATTTGGAAAAAGGATGTTGGTGGAGTTGTATCTGGTTTAGTAATTGATGAAGACGGTACTTTTTATTTGATTGCAGGGTCTAATGTCACTGCTTTTGATTCTACTGGTTTTTTAAAATGGAGTAAAAATTTAGGTCAAGTTACAATGCCTGGATTAGCATTAGATAATCGTGGAAATATAATAATACCTGTTAAAGATAATCGTCTTGTAATATTAAATAAAACTACTGGTGCAGATTTGGGCGGAAATATTTTCCAAGCATCTAGTGCATATGCTCCTATGTTGGATGATGATGGAAATATTTATGTTGTAGGTCAATATGAATATGATAATGGTTATGTGCCTATTGTTAAATATTATAACAGCACATCTTATAATCCTAATGGTGGTTATGATTATGTATATAAAAGTTTATTCAATACAGCAGTTAGTACTATTCCAGTTTTAGATAATAATGGAGTTTTATGGGCAGTAAGTGGTACTAATTTAGTTGCTGTTGATGTTAAAACTGGAAATCAAGTTGCTAGTTATTCTGATTGTTATTCTGGTATTCGTCCTATTGTAGGGGAAAATGGTATTGTATATTTTGTTAAAAGTGATAGAAAAGCAGTATATGCAGTATCTGTAAATGGTTATTTATGGAATACATCATTACCTACTTATCAGCTTTTTGGTACAAAATATGAACAGGCTACTGCATTAGGTATTGATAATGAAAAAAATATTTTATATGTTGGAACATCTAGGGCAATTAACAAAATAGATATGACAACTGGTATTCTAACTGTATTCCGCTCAGGTTTTGACATGGTTAATAGTATAATTATTGATGGTAATGGTACATTATATACTACAAAGACTAACCAAGGTTCATTGTGGGCATTTTATTCAAATGGTACACAAGCATGGAGTAAAAATATGGGAGGCTCTTTAAAACTACTTGCAATGGATAAAAATGGTAATATTTATACAAGTTATAATAATTACTTATGTGTTTTATATGCTCAAGGAGTAGACCCTAACATGACAATTGATGCTAAAAATATCTTGGCAAATGAAAACACAGATATTGTAGTAAAATTATTGGACGGAGTATATGGAAATGTTGTATTTACAATAGGTAAGGATACATATACAGTAGCTATTGAAAATGGTTCTGCTAAGTTAAATATTGGAAATTTAAGTGTTGGAAGTTATAATGTGACTGCAAGTTTTGCAGGTAATATTAAATATGCAGCTAGTGAAAATAATGCTTCTTTTATAGTATCTAAAGTACCTACAAATATGAATATTGCCGTAGATAATATTAATGTTGGAGAAGATGCAGTTATTAACATAACTCTTCCTAATGAAATTTCTAATGAATTGGTTAGTGTAACTATTGACGGTAAATCCTATACTGTACTTATCAATAATGGTAAAGGATCTTTAATTTTATCTAATTTAGTAGCTAATTCTTATCCAATTACAGCTAAATATGATGGAAATTACAAATATACTGAAGGTGAAAACAGTACTACTTTAACTGTGGCTAAAATGTCTTCAGCTGTAAATGTCACAGCTAATAATATCAAATTTGGTGAGGAAGCTGTTATTAACATTGCTGTTCCTAATGTATCTTTAGGTGTAGCTACTGTTGTTGTTAATGGTAAGTCTTATAATGTGGCTATTGTTGATGAAAAAGGTGTCTTAAATATTTATAACTTAGCTGCTGGTGATTATAATGTTGATGTAACTTACTTAGGTGATAATAAATACCTTTCAAGTACAAATGCTGCTAATTTCACTGTTTCCAAAGTGTCTGATTATAATATGACTGTTGATATTGCAGATATTGTTAAAGGTGAAAATGCTACAATAACTGTTAGTGTTCCTGAAGACGGAACCGGAAGTGTAATTGTAACAATAAACGGAACAGATTACAAAGGAACAGTTATTAAAGGCATTGCTAAAGTTATTATCCCAGATTTAGATGAAGGAACCTACAAAGTTGTAACATTCTACACTGGAGACAACAAATACGATTCCATGATTGTTAACGGAACTATAACAGTTAATAAAAACACAATAACTACATTAATAATGAATGATGTTGTCAAATACTTCAGAGGTTCTCAAAAACTCACAGCTAAACTTGTTGATGCAATTGGAAATCCAATAGCTAATGCAACTGTTTACTTCACAATAAATGGCAGGGTTTATGCTAAAATCACTGATGAAAACGGTATGGCTTCAATGGGTATCGGATTAGTTCCTAATGAATACAAAGTAAGTGCAGTATTTAACGGAACAAAAGACCATGACAAATCAACAGCTAATGCAACAGTAACTGTTAAAAGCACAATTTTAGGAAATGACACTACATTATACTTCCTTAATGGAACAAAATATGTGGCTAAATTCTTAGACAGTGATGGAAAAGCATTAACAAATACTACTGTTAAATTTAACATTAATGGTGTGTTCTACACTCGCGTAACTGATGAAAACGGTATGGCTAGTTTAAATATTAGACTAAACCCTAAATTATATATCATAACTGCTTACAATCCAGTAACTGGTGAACAAAGAGCTAATGAAGTAACTGTTTTACCAAGAATCATTGCTGAGGATCTCTCCATGAAGTATCTTGACGGCAGTTCATTTAACGCAACACTTGTTGACGGTCAAGGTAAAGCAGTAGCAGGTGTAAACATAACATTTAATGTAAACGGTGTATTCTATCATAAAACAACCGATGCAAACGGTGTAGCTAGATTAAACATCAGATTAATGCCTGGCGATTACATCATAACATCAACATATGACAAATGCTGGGCATCAAATAAAATAACAATTTCAGCTTAA
- the rfbA gene encoding glucose-1-phosphate thymidylyltransferase RfbA: MKGIVLAGGSGTRLYPITKAISKQLVPLYDKPMIYYPISVLMLAGIKDILIISTPRDLPMFKELLGDGSSLGINFSYEVQEKPNGLAEAFIVGEDFIGDDDVALILGDNIFHGHRFTEILERATKLEEGAVIFGYYTNNPEAFGVVEFDDEWNVLSVEEKPEKPKSNYVVPGLYFYDNDVVEIAKNVKPSERGELEITSVNEEYLNRGKLKVELLGRGMAWLDTGTHTGLLEASNFIETIQKRQGLYIACLEEIAYNKGYITKEELLKTAEELKKTDYGQYLFNLVKDD, translated from the coding sequence ATGAAAGGAATTGTACTTGCGGGTGGATCTGGAACCCGTCTTTATCCAATTACAAAAGCAATATCTAAGCAGCTAGTACCTTTATATGATAAACCAATGATTTATTATCCTATTTCTGTATTAATGCTTGCTGGAATTAAAGATATTTTAATAATTTCTACTCCTAGAGACTTGCCAATGTTTAAAGAGCTTTTAGGTGATGGCAGTAGCTTAGGAATTAATTTTAGCTATGAAGTTCAAGAAAAACCTAACGGTCTTGCAGAAGCATTTATTGTTGGGGAAGACTTTATCGGGGATGATGATGTTGCTTTAATTTTAGGAGACAACATTTTCCACGGTCATAGATTCACTGAAATATTGGAAAGAGCTACCAAATTGGAAGAGGGAGCAGTAATATTCGGATATTATACAAATAATCCTGAAGCTTTTGGTGTAGTTGAGTTTGACGATGAATGGAATGTACTTTCAGTTGAAGAAAAACCTGAAAAACCCAAATCCAATTATGTAGTGCCTGGACTTTATTTCTATGACAATGATGTAGTTGAAATAGCCAAGAATGTAAAACCTTCTGAAAGGGGTGAACTTGAAATCACTTCTGTCAATGAAGAATATCTTAACCGTGGCAAACTTAAAGTTGAGCTTCTTGGAAGGGGAATGGCATGGTTGGATACTGGAACTCATACAGGTCTTTTGGAAGCATCTAATTTTATTGAAACAATTCAAAAAAGACAGGGACTCTATATTGCATGTCTTGAGGAAATAGCTTATAATAAAGGTTATATTACTAAAGAAGAGCTTTTAAAAACAGCTGAAGAACTTAAAAAAACAGATTATGGACAATATTTATTTAATTTAGTTAAGGATGATTAA
- the rfbC gene encoding dTDP-4-dehydrorhamnose 3,5-epimerase: MGNFKFTKTDIEGMFVVEPAVYGDNRGYFMETYNENDFKKAGYDLTFVQDNQSQSFKGVLRGLHLQLKYPQGKLVRVIKGEVFDVGVDLRADSPTYGKWHGEILSAENKKQLYIPPKFAHGFVVLSDEAEFVYKCTEFYHGEDEGGIMWNDPDIAVEWPLEGIDEITLSDKDKKWKSLKESQIKY; this comes from the coding sequence ATGGGAAATTTTAAATTTACAAAAACTGATATTGAAGGAATGTTTGTAGTTGAACCTGCAGTCTATGGGGACAATAGAGGATATTTCATGGAAACATATAATGAAAACGATTTCAAGAAGGCAGGTTATGATTTAACTTTTGTACAGGATAATCAGTCACAGTCATTTAAAGGAGTGCTTAGAGGGCTTCACTTACAGTTAAAATATCCTCAGGGAAAATTAGTTAGAGTTATTAAGGGGGAAGTATTTGATGTTGGGGTGGATCTTAGAGCAGATTCCCCAACTTATGGTAAATGGCATGGGGAAATCCTTTCAGCTGAAAATAAAAAACAGTTATACATACCTCCTAAATTTGCTCATGGTTTTGTCGTATTGTCTGATGAAGCTGAATTTGTATACAAATGCACAGAATTTTACCATGGTGAAGATGAAGGGGGAATCATGTGGAATGACCCAGATATAGCTGTTGAATGGCCATTAGAAGGAATTGATGAAATCACTCTGTCTGATAAGGATAAAAAATGGAAAAGCTTAAAGGAATCACAGATTAAGTATTAG